A stretch of DNA from Nitrospirota bacterium:
GAAATTCTGGCGAACAAGAAAGTAATTACAGCGTCTCTTTCGAAGAAGATGAAACAGATGGTCGGGTTCAGGAATATCGTTGTCCATGAATACGAGAAAGTAGACCTGGATATAGTCTATACGGTGTGGAAAAAACATCTTTCCGACATCGAGAAGTTCTGCAAAGCGGTTATTCTGAAATATAATCTTTAGCCGGCCCGCCCCGCTTTACCCGCAAACGGGGCAATAAAAGATTTACGCCGGCGCCGCCCTGAAGTTTTTCTCTCTTCGTATCAGGTCGTTCGGCCGCACGCCGGGAGGAACGTTCATGAAAATGGTATCCTCATTCCGTGCAGAGGCAATACTCATGCCTTCCACATCGCGCATCGCTTCAACAGTAAAGCGCTGCTCTTCAACGCCGGACGAGAGGTACTCGATTACATCTCCGAGGTCGAGTCTGTTTCGCAATCCGATCCTTGCACGATCACCGTTGACCTCGAGGACCACGCCGACGAGCTCGTGGCTCGTGCGGTAGCTCTCGCCGTCGAAGTTGTAATCGTTGTCGGGCTGCCTGCCGAAGAACATGCCCGCCGTATATCCCCTGCTGCTGAACATCGAGAGCTCCCTGAGCCAGCGGGGATCGACGCGGTATTCGCCTCCGCGGGCCACTGCGTCGACCGCCTCGCGGTAAGTCTTCACCACCCCGGCGACATAATTGATCCCCTTCATCCTTCCTTCGATCTTGAAGCTGTCGATGCCGGCAGCGGCGAGGAGCGGCAGGTGCCCGACCATGCAGAGGTCCTTCGAGCTCATGATATAGGTGCCCCGGTCGTCCTCGAAGACCGGGAAGTACTCTCCCGGACGCTTCTCTTCCATGAGCGCATAGCTCCACCGGCAGGAATTGGTGCACTCCCCCGTGTTGGCGCTCCGGGAGGCGAGAAAGCTGCTGATATAGCAGCGGCCCGAGTAGGAGAGGCAGAGCGACCCGTGGACGAAGACCTCGAGCTCGATGCCGACCGCATCGCGGATCTCCTTTATTTCGCCGATCGACAGCTCCCGTGCAAGGATGAGCCGCTTCGCGCCCAGCTCTTCCCAGAACCGCGCCGATTCCGTATTGGTGATATTCGCCTGCGTGCTGACGTGGATATCGATTTCCGGGGCCCTCTTCCTGAAGAGGGAGAAGACGCCGGGGTCCGAGAGGATGACCGCATCGGGTCTGATCTCCCTGAGGACCCGTATATGCTCCCCGATCTCACCCAGATCCCTGTTGTGAGGGAAGATATTCACGGTCGCATAGACCCTCGCTCCCCGGGCGCGGGCATAGGAGACCGCTGCCGCAAGCTCTTCGGGCTGGAAGTTCCGCGCCTTGCCCCTGAGGCTGAAGCGCGAATCGCCGAGGTAGACCGCATCGGCCCCGTAATGGAGCGCGGTCACCAGCTTCTCGAAGTCGCCCGCAGGGGCGAGCAGCTCAGGCTTTCTCATGCAGCATCCTCGTACGGCATTCCTCTATCGCCTCGCGTGCGAGCCGGTCGCAGCGCTCGTTCTCCGGGTGCCCGTCATGCCCCTTGATCCAGTGCCACGTCGCTTCGTGAGGCTCCGCCGCCCTGATCAGCCGTTCCCAGAGGTCGCGGTTGAGCACCTCTTTTTTCTGGGAGTTCCTCCAGTTGTTCCGGAGCCAGCCCGAGAGCCACTCGCTCATGCCCTTCACCACATAGTTCGAATCCGTGGTGACCCTGACCCTGCAGGGACGCTTGAGCGCCTCGAGCGCGGCGATGACGCCGAGCAGCTCCATGCGGTTATTGGTGGTCAACGGCTCGCACCCCGACAGCTCGCGCTCCTTTTCCCCTGACCTGAGGATCGCCCCGAAGCCGCCGACGCCCGGATTGCCGCTGCACGCGCCGTCCGCAAAGATCTCGACGAGCGGCTTACCGCCCTGTTTATCGCGATGGGTATCGTGCGCCATAAGACCTTTATATTACCGTTTTTCATACTCCCGGTGCCAGCCGGTATCCGCTCTTTTAATGGAGAGGTCTCTTTTGCTAGTATAGGTACTCACACAGCTCGATTGCCCGACCCAGGAGGAAAATTATGAAGAGGATTATCGCGATTGTTCTATTGCTCTTTACCATAGGCGCGTGCCAGCAGCAGCAGGAGCCGAAAGGCCAGCTGCCCCATGCAGGGGCGCCGCTGCAGATGCCGCAGCAGAATGCCCAGGAGATAGCACTGCTGCAGGATGCGGTAAGGAAGGACCCCGGTAATGTCACTGCATGGATACAGCTCGGCAATATCATGATGGACACCTCGCGTTTCAGCGAAGCTGTCGATGCCTACCAGAAGGCGCTCGCCATAGACCCCAGGAACGTAGACGTGCGCGTCGATATGGCGACCTGCTACCGGGGTATGGGCAACTCGGCCAAGGCGGTCGAGGAGTACCGGAAAGCGATCGAGATCAATCCCAAGCACCCCTATGCACACAGGAATCTCGGGGTAACGCTGCTCTTCGACCTCAAGGACAAGACAGGGGCGGCAAAAGAGTTCGAGAAGTATCTCGAGCTCTCCCCCTTCGCTCAGGATGCGTCCCAGATACGACAAACCCTGAAAGAGCTCAAGGCGGGGAATTAGACGCCAGCAAGGGGGGCCGGGGATCATGGAAGCATATTTTAACATTCACCAGCTCGCAAAGTACCTGAAGCTTACCGAGCAGGCGATCAACCGCCTCGTTGCGGCAAACAAGATACCTTCCGTCACGACCCCGGCCGGGGTCGTCATTTTCAAGAAGAGCGACATCGACCAATGGATCGAGGAGCACAGGAAAAAGGCGCAGGAGATTCTCGAGAATAACGAGATCATCTGAAAAAGACAAGTGAGAAGGAGGAACTGAGAAGGAAGAAGTAAATTGCGGTAATCATTAGTTTCGTTGATGAAAACTACAAGCGCCCTTCATGGCTTCACCAGGAAATTGAGAGGTCAGGTGTCTATTCCCAGAGGTTGTATAACCTGAATACTCCGCAGGCTCGGAGAACTAAAGCTGCCGCTGATTATCGAAGGGCACGAATTCAATGCAGCAGAAAAATTCTGTTGAGGCCTGAAGATAAATGTGCTATGTAATTATGTAAGGGCCACATTCCGATTCCATCTAAAGAACATTGCGGATACGGAAGGGGGAGTTAACAATGAAGAGGAGCTGCGGCAGAGGCGGATTCTGCGTGCATGTCTTACTGATTGCTTCGCTGGTGCTGGTGCTGCTGGGTCATCAGAGGGCGTTTGCCGCTGAGCAGAAGGAGGTTATCTCGGTGGATTCGCTCGGGAGCATCACGAAGGATACGACGCCGAGCGGGGCCAGGATCCATCTCATAGGCAGCCTGGGCATCAGCACGGCTGACTACACACGCGGAAGATTCGACGACGTCAGGGAAGAGCTGAACGATATCGCGGTATCCGGAACACTGAAGGTCGTTTTCAGGCTTATCGAGCGAAACCAGGGCTGGCTGCGCAACCTGAACCTCACGCTCGCCACCCAGAACGCCGTGAGCGACGAGGAGCCGTTCGACAATGCGACCAGCCCGGAGATCTGGTACGAGTCCAACAACTTTGCCGCATTGACAACGCGGACCTCCAATGATCTGCTGTTCGGACTGACCTACACCGCCTTTACCAGCCCCAATGACGTTTCCGATACTGCGGAGGAGGTTGCCGCGGCAGTGATGTACACCGGGAAGAACTTCATAGGCAGCCTTTCACCGCAAGCCAAGATAGTCTTTCCCGCAGATGAGGGCGACGGCTATTTTGCAGGGGTGTCTATTACTCCCAGCTTCAACCCGATACAGGGCAGCGGTCTTACCCTCAAGGTGCCGATCGAGGCGGGCCTGGGATTCGATAAGTACTATACTCCCGATGATGACGATGTCCTAGCGTTCGGAAGCGCAGGGCTCGCTGCAGCGCTCCCCCTGGAATTCATCCCGAAGGAGTACGGCAACTGGAACTTCAGCGCCGGGATCCATCTGATTGTCCGTGACAAAGCCATAGCCGATGCCGGAAGGCCCCTCGATGATGCAGACAACACGATCGTCTACGGCACCGCGGGGTTCAGCTTCGTCTACTGAGGACCGGGCGCGCACTTCTTCCGCAGTGGTTCCGGGTGCGGCAGGCCGGAGCTGCCTCCCCTTAGTCTGCCGATTCGAAAAAGCGCAGCGCCGCAGGGATAAGCCCGCCTATAGCCAATGCAACAAGCCCGGCCCGCCAGAGCCACGGCGCCTCACCGGTCGCCCCGAAGCTGATGAGCGGAAAGGAGACGAGCATCAGGACCAGTGCGATACCTTGTATAAGCATTCGCGCTACCTCACAAACGTCACGTTATTTATCAGAACAGTGACAATACCGGTCAATACCGCGGCAACGGCTGCCCAGGGGAGCGTCATCTTCAGGATCTCGCCGAGCTTGCCGGTCTGCTGCGTCGTGCTCGTCCCCAGAATGATATTGGCGGGCGCTATCGCGTTGCCGATCGCGCCGCCCGTGGACTGGGCTGCGATGAGCGTTGTCTGGGAGAGCGCCTGCTCCGTCTGTGCCACGGTATCGTGAAGAGGCGAGAAGAGGATGTTCGAGGCGGTGTTGCTCGATGTGATGAAGGCCCCCACAATCCCGATCCAGTTCGCAAAGAACGCGTATACCAGGGGAGGAGATACCGCCGAGATGCCGAACGCCAGCACATTCGTCTGTCCCGAATCGTCCATTGTCTTGCTCAGCACCAGGAACGAGGTGACCGCGATCGAGGCGGGGATCGCATTGCCGGTCAGTCCGCTCCAGATGCCCTCCTTCTCTCCGCCGGCTTTCCGGTAATAGCCTTTAGCACGGTATACTGCCCAGCCTATAAGCGACGCGAGCAGGAGGTACGTGCCGGGATGGGTGAAAAGACTGAACGGTGAATAGGGTCGGGTCGCCTCTGTGGTGAGCCCGTATCCGGTCGTCGTCTCCGGGAAAGGCAAGCCGATCTCGAACCGGCCCAGAATGCTTTCGACCTGGGGGATGCCGGACCCTATTACAATTGATACCGCCAGAACGATATAGGGCAATACGGACATCCAGAGCCCCATGACAGGCTCTCTCTCTTCCGTCTCATTCTTTCCCTTCCGCTCCTGCATGACGTCGCTCTCGATGTCTTGAGGCTCACTGTACCTCTCCCAGCGCGAAAGAGGATAGAGCGCACCCAATGCGACGGTTGCGGGGATGAAGGTCGAAACGACCGGATTCCAGAGCACCAGCGCGAGCTGTCCCCCGCCGTGGATGAGAGAGATGATGAGGACGAGGGGCCATGCATGCCGGACCCCGCTCATCCTGCCGAAGAGCCACGCAATGGTAAAGCCCGCCAGGAGGTCGGGGATCCAGAGCAGGAGCGCCGCTTGAAATGCGGTCCCGGTCACATTCTCAAGCTCCACCACCTTGATGGTCGCGAGCCAGCCGACCGCGAGGGTCCCGAACATGTTCGCCCAGGCGTGGCCGATCAGCGCAATGGCTACGGCATAAAGCGGCCTCACTCCTATTGCGACGAGTAGGGGCGCGGCAACCGCTATCGGAACGCCGAATCCCGCAATCCCCTGGAGAAAGGAGACGAAGACCCAGCCGAAGGCGAGCACCAGAAAGAGCCTGTTCCGGCTGAAATGGCGTATGCCCAGCCTGAGCGCTTCGAAGGCCCCGGCACGGTCAGCTACTTTATAGAGGAGAAGGGCCGGCCAGATAACGTAGAGAATGAAGATCGCGTCCCAGACGCCCTTTGCGCTGGCGACCGCCAGAGTTTCGAAGGGGGTGCGAAAGAAAAGAAGTGCGATCGCCCAGGCGGTGAACATGCTCACCGGGCCTGCCTGCGGCCCCTTCCACCTGCGGAAGACGAGGAGAAAGAGGAGGACGAGGATCGGAAGAAGGGCCACTATCCAGTGAAGCAGCGTTATGGGGAGTTGATTCTGCATTGCATCACCTCTCGTTGCTGCGTTCCGTAAAGGGCATGAATACTTCGCCTCGCGCTGAAGAATATCTGTGGCGGATTCTTTCGATCATTCTTTGCGGCGCCCCCGATCGCTCCAGTGCGAAGCGAGGGAAAGGATCATTGCCAGAACGATCGTCCATAAGCCGGTGTGCCACAACCATGGTGTTTCGGCCTGCAAGCCGTACACAATGAGAGCCAATGAAACCGCAAGAAGCAGGGCGGCAGCGGTAAACAGCGTCTTTTTTCTCATCCTCGCTCTCACATTAAGAAGTAGATCCCGAGCGTGAACGCCGAGACGAGCGCGCCGGTTATCAATGTCCACGGCAGCGCTCTCGCCAGCACAGCCCCTATCCTCCCCGACAGGCCCGCCACCGTGGCGCCCAGGAGGGCATCGCCGGGAGCCATCGCATTGCCCACCGCTCCTCCGGCGGACTGCGCCGCGAGGATCAGGTTGACCGAAAGCTCCTGGGCGCGCGCGGCAGTGGCTTGCAGCGGGGCGAACAGGACATTCGAGGCCGTGTTGGATGAGGTGACCAGCGACCCCAGGATGCCGATGAAGTCGCTCGCTCCCACATAGACCGCAGGAGAGGATACCTGCGCTATTCCCAGGGCCAGCACCGTCGTTTCACCCGAGTGGTCCATCACCTTGCTGATCAGCAGCAGGGCGGCGATCGCGGTGGTGGCGGGCAAGGCGTCCTCCGCCGCCTGCGAGAGCAGGGATCCGGGCGTATCCTCTTTTCCATATAAGCCTCTTCCGCGGTAAAGCAGATAGCCCGCCGCAGCCGAGAGCAGCAGCAGGGTGCCGGGATGCGTCAGCGGAGTAAAGGCGGCGTAAGCGTCGACCGCTTTCTGCTCCACTCCGAACCCGGTAGTAGCGTCCGGGAAGGGCAGGCCCACCCGGAACTGCTCGAGGAGACGGTTGACAGGCGGTATCAGCAGCGCAGTGACGGCGAGGACGGCAAGTATGGCGTAGGGAGCAAAGGCGAGCGTCAGCGACATGCCCGGTCTCTCGCGCGGTCCCCGTTTTCCTGAAGCCGCCGTTCGCTTCGCCGATGTTTCTGCTTCATGCTCTTCGTTCTCTTCGTAAAAGGCCCGCTTCCCCGACTCGGTGAAAATCAGGTGCGGCTCATCCCGGTCCTGCTGACGATAGAACCCCCAGCGATTAAGAATAAAGAGCGCCCCGAGAGCGGCGGAGGTTGCGAGGAACGTACCTATGGCAGGGATTATCGGCACCAGGAGAAACTGCAATCCGCCTTGAATCAGCGAGAGCGCTGCTATGGCGGGACCGCCGCGCTTCAGCGCCCAGGTCTTTCCGTAAAACCAGGCGATCGCAATCCCTGCCATCAGGTTGGGAACCCAGATGAGCGCCGCAGCATACCGCAGCATAACGGTGGTATCGGGAATATCGACGACGGTTTGGGTGGCCAGCCATGCGGTACCCAGCGAGCCGAACATATTGGCCCACGACGCCCCGATCATCGGCAGCAGGACGGCATACACCGGCTGTACGCCCAGCCCGATCAGCAGGGGCGTCGTTACCGCCAGGTTCGTGCCGAAGCCGGCGATGCTCTGTATGAATGAGGCAAGCACCCACGCGAAGGCCAGCACTACCAGCAGCCGGTCGGGTATGAGGCGGCGCAGGCCCCGCTGCATGGCGCCGAAGGCCCCGGCCTCGTTGGCCACATTGTAAAGAATGAGCGCGGGCCAGATGACATACAGCACGAAAATAGCGTCCCAGATACCCTTTCCTGCCGCAACCACCAGCGTGTGCAGCGGGGTGCGGTAAAGAAGCAGCGCGGCAGCTACCGCACCGGCCAGAGCGAGGGGGGCTGCGGCCGAGCTGCTCCAGCGGCGCCACACCAGCAGCGCCAGGAGAACCAGAATAGGGAGGAACGCCGCGAGCCAGGTAAGGGGCGTGACCGGCGGAGCGGCGTTCATCAGCTTTCGTCCTCCTCCCCTTCTTTATCCTGCGCAGCTTCGAGGGCTTTTGCCAGAAGGGGCACGAGAAGTCCGAAAAAAATGAGGGCAAGGGCGGTCCACAGGAGCGGAGTGTTCGTCACTTCCCTTGCGGCAGCGCTGTAGGCGAGCCATGCGCCGAACAGAATCATCAGTGCTCCTGCTCCCATCTGCCACACCCGCTGCTTGTACCATTTCATTGTGCAGGCCCTCCTGCTCCTCCCGACAAAAAGAGCACATAGAGAAGCGACACGGCTCCCGCCAGGAGCACACCGACCAGCATGTAGATGATTGTACGGCGAATTACTTCGCCGGTCTTGCCGGTCAAACCCACCGAACCGATACCGAGCAGGACATTGCTCGGCGCGATGCTGTTGCCTACCGCAGCGCCCGCAGTCTGCCCTGCAAGGATCGCCGCCTGCGCAACGCCCAGGGCGGCTGCGGTGCGTTCCTGGAGCGGGCCGAAGAGGATGTTCGACGACAGATTACTGGAGGTCATGAACGATCCGACTGCTCCGATCAGCGGCGCGACGAATGCGTACACCGTTCCGGTCGCGACACCGGCAATGCCGAGCGCCAGCTCGAGGGTCTGCCCGGAGCCTTCCATCACTTTTGCCAGGGGCACCAGGGCGAAAAGGGCAACAGCGGAAGGGATACTGGTGCGAATGGTCCTGATCAGCACCTCATCCATCCTGCCCCGATCTATTGTGCCCGCCCTGCGGAACGCCACAAAGGCAAAGATCGCAGAGAGAAGCAGAAACGTGCCAGGATGTGTCAAAGGAGAGAAGGCGCTGTATGCATCGGCAGCCTCTGTTACGACTCCCCGTCCCGTCTCGAGCTCCGGGAAGGAAAGGCCGATCTGAAAGGCGGAAAGAGCGTCTTTAACGGGAGGAATGAGCAGCACCAGGACTATCAGGGCGATCAGCACAAGATAGGGAGAGAGGGCCAGCGGGAGTGATATCTCTTTCTGCTCGGAACCGCCCTCCTCCCTCTCTTTTTTCCGGTCTTCTCCCCGCTGCTGTTGCAGCTCGCCTTTCTGCATGACCCGGCTGGTCTCGACCCCGGTGGGGTTCCGGTACCAGCGGCTCCTTCCCAGCATGATCACGACGCCCACCGCTATGGTCGCCGGAAGGAAGCCGGCCAGCTCGGGCACGAGCGGCGCGAGGATAAGCTGTCCGACACCATGGACCGCTGCTATGATCAGCACCACGGGCAGGCCCTCACGAATGCCCCTCCCTTTGCCGAAGAGCCAGGCGATGGTGAGTCCGGCCAGAAGGTTGGCCAGGAGCAGCATTACCGCGGCTATGATAGCGGTCGTAGCCGGGCTCTGCATCTCGGTTACCAGCTGCAGCCCGTTCCAGGCCACAGCCAGTGTGCCGAAAGTATTGGCCCAGGCATGGCCGATCAAAGGGATGATGACCGCCCAGACCGGGACTACGCCGACGGCGACCAGCAGCGGCGCGGTTACGGCTATGGGGGCTCCGAAGCCGGTGATGCCCTGCAGGAAGCTGGCGAAGACCCAGCCGAAGGCGAGGACATGCAGCAGGTCGTTCGGGGTGTACGCCTCGATACCGCGCCGCAATGCTTGAAACGCGCCGGCCTCTTTCGAGACCTGATAGAGGAGCAGCGCCGGGACAATCACATAGAGAATGAAGATCGCATCCCACACTCCCTTGACCGTCTGCAGGGCGATGATGCGGGGCGATGCCTGGAAGAGCGTCAGGGCCGCGATCGTGGCGATGAAGTACCCGACGGGAGCGGCAGTCGCCGCTTTCCACCGAAGCCCCACCAGCAGGATGAGTATCGCCGCCAGAGGAGCGGCGGCAACGATCCAGAGCCAAAAGGATACGTCAATGCTTTCCTTCATGACCGCCTCTCCTCCGGGAATCCTCTTCCGGCGGCTTAGTGGCCGATAGCGAGCCCTTCACCGCGGGGGTCGGCGCCGCCATGCAGCACACCCTGCTCTCTATCGATCCATATCGCCTGGGCATGTCCCATCTTCTGCGACCAGTCCTCCATCATCTGGACATCGTGGCCGCGACGCTTCAGCTCCGTAACGATGCCGTCCGGTATGCGTCCCTCCAGTTTGAGCGACCGTGAGGATTCGCCCCAGGTCCTTCCATAGAGCCAGCGCGGCGCCTCGATCGCTTCCTGGACATTGAAGCCGAAGTCCGCCATACGGGTGAGCATCGCCGTCTGGGTCTGGGGCTGGCCCTCCCCGCCCATAGTCCCGAACAGAAGCGCAGGCTTGCCGTCCTTGAGCGCCATCGCCGGGATGATAGTATGAAAGGTGCGTTTCCGCGGCGCGAGCGCATTGGGATGGTCGGGGTCGAGCTTGAAGAACGAGCCCCTGTTCTGCAGGAGTATGCCGGTGCCGGGCGGGATGAACGCTGATCCGAACTCGAAATAGACGCTCTGGATGAGCGACACGCAGAGACCGTCCTCATCCGCCGCGCACATATAAACAGTATCGCCGCCGCCGTGCCCCGCCATTGCGGGCTCGGTGGCGCCGGGTTGGATATCGCCCTCGGGCGTGGCCCGGTTCATATCGATCATGCGGCGGCGCTCCGCGGCATACTCCTTCGAGAGCAGCCGGTCGTAGGGGATGTCAAGGGTCGCAGGATCGGTTACCCAGCGGTCGCGGTCCGCAAAGGCGAGCTTCACCGCCTCGGCCATCAGGTGGTAGTAATCCGCAGTTCCCTCGCCGATCTCCTGCAGATCCATTGCCTCGATCAGGTTCAGGATCATCAGGGTGGCGACGCCCTGGGTGTTCGGCGGGAGCTCGGTGACCTCGTATCCTTTATAGTTGGTGCGCAGCGGCTCCACCCAATCGGAGGAGTGGGAAGCGAAATCATCTTCGGTCAGGAGTCCGCCCGCCTGTTTGAGCCCGTTTACTATCTTTTCCGCCAGTTCTCCCCGGTAAAAGACATCCGAGCCTTTCTCGGCGACAAGGGAAAGACTGCTCGCCAAGTCCGGCTGACGCAGGATGGCGCCTGCCCTCGGTGCCCGCCCGCCCGGCAGAAGGATAGAGGATGCGGTCTCGAACCCCTGCAGCATGTCAGAATACTGTTCGATGTAGTCGCGGAACTTCTGCGAGATAGGGAATCCCCGTGCATGCTGAATAGCCGGTCGAAACAGCTCTTTCCACTCCAGTTTGCCGTACCGCTGATGAAGCTGCTTCCAGGCATCAACCGCACCGGGAACGGTATTGGCGGCGAGCGGGCCCCTCGGGTGAATTTTATCCCACCCCTTGGAACGATACGCATCGATCGTGACCCGTTCACCGGAGCGGCCGGACCCGTTCAATGCCTCTACCTTCGACGTCTTCGGGTCCCATACCTGGGCAAACAGATCGCCGCCGAGGCCTGCCATATGGTTGTAAACTACTGCAAGCGTCGCATTGGCGGCGATGAGCGCGTCAACAGCGGAACCTCCCCTGTCGAGCATTGAAAATCCTGCCGCGCTGGCGAGATAGTGAGAAGTGCTCACCATGGCCCTGGTTCCCATAGTAACGGGACGTCCTGTAGATTGCCGGTACTGCTGAGATGCTACGCTCATAAGCGCCTCCTCTTAATGGTTATGATATTTCAGCTCAGTCTAAAGCGCTTGAGAGAGAGGTGAGGGCAGGTCTTGTATGACCTCAATGCGGTTGTCTTATCCTACTTAAAAGTTTAGGGTATAAGGTGAGTACATTCAAGGAGACGTTCTTGTTAACGGGGGGCATCGACCTCGGGGAGCGCCGGGGCCGCCCCACCATGACCGCCTCCGGCGCCCGGCGCTGCGGGTGAGAGCATCTCTTACTTCTTACTTCTTACTTCCTACTTGTCTTTTTACCGGGGCAGAATAAAATAGAAGTTGTTCCCGTACTGCGTCGGCTCGTATCCCACGATGCCGCCGTGTATCTCGACCGCGTTCCTGATGAACGCCAGACCGTGGCCGGTGCCGGGCCGGTCCTTGGCGTTCGAGCCCCGGTAGCCCTCCTCGAAGATGATCTGGCGCTCATCGGGATTTATGTGGGGCCCGGTGCTGAAGACATTGTACTTCACGCCGTCCTTTCCCGGGCCGAAATAGTCCGGGACCACCTCGCGGCCGTAGGAGATGTATTTCTTTCTCCCGCCGCTCTCGTCCACGACCTCCCTGGTGTACTTCAGCGCATTCGAGAAGAGATTTGCATAGACCTGGGCGATGAGCCCCACGTCGACGACGCTGATCACCTCTTCATCGGGAATACCGCTCACCGCGTCGTTGATCGCGATGCCCATGTCCCTGAACTGGTCGATATACCGCTCGAGCTGGGGTTGGATCACCTCCCGCTTCATGTTGCACGGCTTGGTGCGCAGGGTGAGACGCCCCTGGTCGAAGTGGCTTCTGCGCAGGAGCGTCTCGAGGAAGAGGCTCATGTTCCGGTAGTGCTTCTCGATGTTTTCGAACTCTTCGGTCAATCCCTGGTTCACCTCGACGAGCTCCGCAAAGATGCGCTCGATGCAGGTCTCGTCCCCGCCCTCGGCGCAGCGGCAGAGGAGCTTCTCTATCTCGATGTTCTTTTCGATCTTTCCTTTCAGCCGCCGCAGGAAGAGCTTGTAGACCATATTGGGGACGATGATGTTGTGCTCGATGTCGGCGACGAGGGAGCGTATGAAGCGGAGGTGCTCGACGTTCTTCTCGGCGAGGTAACGGTTGTGGAGATTGAAGCCGATGCGGTTCGCATACTTCTCGAAGAAGAGCTCGAGGTGGAGGTCCTTCTCCCTGATCGGGAAGACCTCGAGCAGGCCCAACACTTCGTTCGAGGTCTCGAAGGGAAGCTGGTCGATCAATGGCCGCTTGCCCCTGATCGTGAGCACGAGGCTCCTGTCTTCGGTGTAATAAGGATGCTCGTCGGGATG
This window harbors:
- the ggt gene encoding gamma-glutamyltransferase, translating into MSVASQQYRQSTGRPVTMGTRAMVSTSHYLASAAGFSMLDRGGSAVDALIAANATLAVVYNHMAGLGGDLFAQVWDPKTSKVEALNGSGRSGERVTIDAYRSKGWDKIHPRGPLAANTVPGAVDAWKQLHQRYGKLEWKELFRPAIQHARGFPISQKFRDYIEQYSDMLQGFETASSILLPGGRAPRAGAILRQPDLASSLSLVAEKGSDVFYRGELAEKIVNGLKQAGGLLTEDDFASHSSDWVEPLRTNYKGYEVTELPPNTQGVATLMILNLIEAMDLQEIGEGTADYYHLMAEAVKLAFADRDRWVTDPATLDIPYDRLLSKEYAAERRRMIDMNRATPEGDIQPGATEPAMAGHGGGDTVYMCAADEDGLCVSLIQSVYFEFGSAFIPPGTGILLQNRGSFFKLDPDHPNALAPRKRTFHTIIPAMALKDGKPALLFGTMGGEGQPQTQTAMLTRMADFGFNVQEAIEAPRWLYGRTWGESSRSLKLEGRIPDGIVTELKRRGHDVQMMEDWSQKMGHAQAIWIDREQGVLHGGADPRGEGLAIGH
- a CDS encoding ATP-binding protein, which encodes MDYILERIETKKNDYNFYNFTQRENNALKAFFDLSQEFDEIDDFCQVCAFVPKVFLGLDTRLYLITPRHSDLSLVAKTEGPEEGLSAAPPAGMHPDEHPYYTEDRSLVLTIRGKRPLIDQLPFETSNEVLGLLEVFPIREKDLHLELFFEKYANRIGFNLHNRYLAEKNVEHLRFIRSLVADIEHNIIVPNMVYKLFLRRLKGKIEKNIEIEKLLCRCAEGGDETCIERIFAELVEVNQGLTEEFENIEKHYRNMSLFLETLLRRSHFDQGRLTLRTKPCNMKREVIQPQLERYIDQFRDMGIAINDAVSGIPDEEVISVVDVGLIAQVYANLFSNALKYTREVVDESGGRKKYISYGREVVPDYFGPGKDGVKYNVFSTGPHINPDERQIIFEEGYRGSNAKDRPGTGHGLAFIRNAVEIHGGIVGYEPTQYGNNFYFILPR